One Candidatus Kryptobacter tengchongensis DNA window includes the following coding sequences:
- a CDS encoding PEGA domain-containing protein — MKIFLLLLLLISFDLPSQEKYGTININTEPPGAFTYIDSEFVGKTPITNLKVKPGTYTLKLKNPEISSWLEQDFVQKIEVKENDTMNLHITFEKFIKINSNPFSATILLGDSTIGTTPAIFKMKDLLGKSLKLVKKGYNDAEIFVDGKTDKIEVNLTPHNGAETELRTEPKNKLNITLPIAGVSLASGITSIYFKTKADKLYDEYLKTGNPEKLNTIKTYDKIAGITLVIFEVTAIFAIYILMKN, encoded by the coding sequence ATGAAAATTTTTTTATTATTGCTTTTGTTAATTTCGTTTGATCTTCCCTCGCAGGAAAAATATGGAACAATAAACATAAACACAGAGCCACCCGGTGCTTTCACTTATATTGATTCCGAATTCGTCGGAAAAACACCAATTACAAACTTAAAAGTTAAGCCCGGAACATATACGCTCAAACTTAAAAACCCCGAGATATCCAGCTGGCTTGAGCAGGATTTCGTTCAAAAGATAGAAGTTAAAGAAAATGACACGATGAATCTTCACATAACCTTTGAAAAATTTATCAAAATTAACTCAAACCCCTTCTCTGCAACTATTTTGCTTGGTGATTCAACAATAGGAACAACACCGGCAATTTTCAAGATGAAAGACTTGCTCGGCAAAAGTTTAAAACTTGTGAAGAAAGGTTATAACGACGCCGAGATTTTCGTTGACGGTAAAACCGATAAAATTGAGGTCAATCTTACACCTCACAACGGAGCGGAAACAGAATTAAGAACGGAACCCAAAAATAAATTAAATATCACCCTTCCTATAGCTGGGGTAAGCTTGGCAAGTGGAATTACCTCCATCTACTTCAAGACAAAAGCCGATAAATTATACGATGAATACCTAAAAACTGGAAATCCCGAAAAACTTAACACTATAAAAACTTACGATAAAATTGCCGGGATTACGCTCGTAATTTTTGAAGTGACCGCGATATTTGCTATATACATATTGATGAAAAACTAA